GATAGTAAAGTGACTATTATTAATCTCAGTTGAAGTTATCCAATTTAAAATCACTTCATTTTCATTGGGTTTGGCTGTAAATGACAACAAATCAATTGGCAATACTGAACTACCGCCATAGCCCATTGAATAATTTCCGGAGCCTTCGCCATCACCTTCAATAAAATCACCTCCCCCACTCATTCTGAATAAACCTCCCGGAACCCAATCAGGAACTAAGCTTCCTACCATAGACCAAACACCTTCAAGCCTATCCCAATTACTATTGCCTCTAAGGGGATAAACAGCTATATCCAGTTCATAAATACTTAAATCTATATTTATTGTTTGATCGTTATAATTCAATATTACATCATAGGTTACCGTTTGGGTATCTGAGCTAAAACTAAAAACACCAAAGTAAGACTGATCCCACAAACCATCAAAGCCACTTGGAGGTGTATCATCCATAGGGTTTTCACTGACATAATACAAGTGAACTGTTGAAGGGGTTATGTTAAAATTACCAAGAATAAAGTTATTCCCTAAGTCATCCGATATAAAAAGAGGTGTGTCATCATCATATTGGAAAATTGAAAATTCACCAATCGGAGCTGAAGAATAGACTAACTCAGGGTTCCCAATTATTTCTCCATCATAACCATTGCCGGTTAAATCAATAATATGATCATTTACTTCTTC
This Chitinophagaceae bacterium DNA region includes the following protein-coding sequences:
- a CDS encoding T9SS C-terminal target domain-containing protein, with product VRYWSSVRTEAEIQQNMTVLIDPSEDNLLAYWRFDEEVNDHIIDLTGNGYDGEIIGNPELVYSSAPIGEFSIFQYDDDTPLFISDDLGNNFILGNFNITPSTVHLYYVSENPMDDTPPSGFDGLWDQSYFGVFSFSSDTQTVTYDVILNYNDQTINIDLSIYELDIAVYPLRGNSNWDRLEGVWSMVGSLVPDWVPGGLFRMSGGGDFIEGDGEGSGNYSMGYGGSSVLPIDLLSFTAKPNENEVILNWITSTEINNSHFTILRSKEGVNFYPIQEIEGSLNSQKVVKYEFVDRDPYGGVSYYRLKQTDIDGSSEKFYIISVELYKPGDLTFVLFPNPSNGGNVYVRMDSEHINQLESTKLEVFDAQGRKVHESYKGDVSVGEQFGFIQSGELNSGVYTVRLTGGEHQVSQQLMVR